GGCGCCGATCGGCGCGCTGGCCAGCGCTTCCGGATGGCGGTGCGCCAGCCACTCTTTCTCATCGCCCCAGTTGACGTCGAGATCCGGTTCCCAGACGTCTTCGCGCCCGGCGGCAAAGCCGAAGGTGCGGAAGCCGGCATTCTCCAGCGAGACGTTACCGGCGAGGATAAACAGGTCGGCCCATGAGATCTTCTGACCGTATTTCTGCTTCACCGGCCACAGCAGGCGGCGCGCTTTGTCGAGGCTGACGTTATCCGGCCAGGCGTTGAGCGGCGCAAAACGCTGCTGGCCACGGCCGGCGCCGCCGCGCCCGTCGATGGTGCGATAGGTGCCGGCGCTGTGCCACGCCATGCGGATAAACAGGCCGATATAGCTGCCCCAGTCGGCAGGCCACCAGGACTGGGAATCGCTCAGCAGCGCTTTGATATCGCCCTTAAGGGCAAAGTAGTCGAGTTTACTGAATTCGCTGCGGTAGTCGAAGGCGGTGCCTAAAGGATTGGAACGTGAGGAGTGCTGATTCAGCAGTTCGACCTTCAGCTGGTTGGGCCACCAGTCGGTATTATTGGTGCCGCTGCCCGCACCGCGCGCCAGCACGCTTTTCTCATCAGACTGACCGTGAGGGAACGGACATTTTCCTGCGGGTACGGCGTTATTATTATCGCTATCGTGCTCGGTTGACATGCTCATGTTGGGCTCCGTTTGCTTCAGTGAATACCCCTACAATAACTGCCTCTTACTATAAGTGATAAACGTTACAACCGACCAATCTGATAGCCCGTAGCTTAGGTAAATCTGCGGTGTCCGCCTTCGCCCACGCTGCATCCCATTTTTGAATTTTTCGTAAAAATACGATGCCTTTTTTAATTGAACGTTCAATTAATCACGCATATGCTGCGAAAACATCAGTAAATTAAGATTTTTATTGATGATTTTTGTTAAACGCAGCCGTTATCTCCCCCCTTATGGAAAACATCATGACAGTGATTCGTCAGCAACCCGATGAAACGCCGCCCGCGCAGCGGCTTAACCTGCCCGTCTTTACCGGCTCCGCGGCGGTGATTACGCTGCTCAGCCTGCCGATCGTACTTTACCCCGCCGCCAGCCAGCGCTGGCTGGCGCAGGCCCAGCAGGGGATGGCCGACGTGTTTGGCTGGTACTACATGCTGCTGATGGTGGTGTGCATGCTGTTTGTGTTCTGGCTGGCGCTGTCGCGTTTCGGCGGGCTGAAGCTGGGCCAGGAGCACGATGTGCCTGAATTCAGCTATTTGTCCTGGGTGGCGATGCTGTTTTCCGCCGGGATCGGCATCGCGCTGGTCTACTACGGTGCTTATGAACCGCTCGACCATTTCCTGCAGCCGCCGGAAGGGAGCGGGGGCACGGTACAGGCGGCACGTAACGCCATGGTACTGACCTTCCTGCACTGGGGGCTGCACGGCTGGGCGCTGTACGCCCTGATCGCGACGGCGCTCGCCTGGTTTGCTTACCGCGGCGGGCGGCCGCTGGCGCTGCGTTCGGCGCTGTACGGCCTGTGTGGCGAGCGCGTCAACGGCTGGCCCGGCCATCTGGTGGACGGCTTTGGTATTCTGGTCACGGTTGTCTCGATGGTGACCAATCTCGGCATTGGCGCGCTGCTGGTCAGCTCAGGGCTGAACTACCTGTTCCAGGTGCCGCAAACCCCCCTGGTTATCACCGGTCTGCTGGTGGCGATGATGGTGGTGGCAACGCTGGCGGCGGTCAGCGGGGTAGAGAAGGGGATTGCCATGCTGTCGCGTGTTAACGTGGTACTGCTGTGCCTGCTGCTGCTGTTTGTATTTATCGCCGGTCCGACGCTGCACCTGCTTAACGGCCTGCTGCAGAACACCGGCGACTATCTCTCCGCGCTGGTGAGAAAAAGCTTCGACGTCTATCTCTATGGTCAGGCGCGGCACTGGCAGGGGATGTGGACGCTGTTTTACTGGGCGTGGTGGGTGTCATGGGCACCGTTCGTTGGCCTGTTTATCGCCCGTATCTCACGCGGGCGCACCGTGCGCCAGCTGATTTTCGGCGTGATGCTGATCCCGCTGGGCTTCACCCTCGCCTGGCTGTCGCTGTTCGGCAACACCGCTATAGCGCTGGTGCTGGAACAGGGTAACGCGCTGCTGGGCAGGGTGGCCCTGAACGACCCGCCGATGGCGGTGTACCAGCTGCTGGCGTCGCTGCCGTGGACGCGGGTGACCGCCGGCTTTACCGTGGTAATCAGCTTCTTCCTGTTTCTTACCCCGGTCGACTCCGGCACCCTGATGATCGCTAACCTCTCCTCGCGCGGCGGCTCAATCCGCGATGATGCACCGGCATGGCTGCGGGTGTTCTGGGCGGTGGTGACCACCGTGGTGTGCTGTGCGCTGCTCTCTGCGGGCAGCTTCAACGCCATGCAGACCGCCGTGGTGCTGTGCGGCCTGCCGTTCTCGCTGGTGATCCTGCTGTATATCATTAGCCTGTACCGCGACCTGCAGCGCACGGAGCTGGCGTTGCCTGGTCCGCCGCGCTGACCCACTGCGCCCCGGCCGCCAGGCCGGGGCATAATACCTGCGGGCAGGCGGCGCTGCTTAACCGGTAACGCTGACCGTACGCGCCACGATCTCCCCTGCGGAGCAGCGATGCTGCTCAGCCAGCAACCCTGATCGAACGCGCCCCGGCCCCCTGACGTTGCCAACCCCGGATTACCCGCCCGCCGCTGTCATCTTTTCTGACAATAATTCCCACAGCAGGCGCCGATATCCTATTAATATTGCGTCAGTTGTGCCGGAACCATTCCACCGTTATGCCCTCTAACGTCTGACTGACGGCGGAGACCGGTGCCCGCCCGCTCATACTGGCCGGCCGGGTTGCTGCACAGAACGGCCGGCAGGTGAACCCCATTTGGAGAAGCTATGCGTAAGTTAAACGTCATGTTGTGTTCCGCCGTTTTCTCAGTAGCGGCCCTTGCTACGACCTCAGCCGCCTTTGCCGCCGGTGAAGCCGACGCCCCGGCCGCCGCGCCTGAAACCAGCAGCGCGCCGGCGGCCGCAGATCAATCTGCTGCCCCAGCGCTTACCCCGGACGCTCCGGCAACCCCGCCGGTGCAGACCCCGCAGAGCCAGAACGCGCTTTCCGGCGCTGACGAGCAGGGCGCGGCGGCGGAAAGCCAGAGCAACCCGGCGGACCCGTATGAGGTGAAAACCTTCTTCGCCGATTTTAAACGCTTCACCCTCGGTGACGTGGTGCCGGACCTCTACCGCAGCAAAAAATATATCGTCAGCGACTGGAAAACCCGCCACCTGCCGGCACCGGAGGCCAGCAGCCACTGGACCTATATGGGCGGCAACTATGTGCTGATTACCGATGCAGAAGGGAAGATCCTGTCGGCTAAATCCGGCGAAATCTTCTACAAACAGTAACCGGCTACGCATTCTCCTCAGCTGATTATCCGTCCGCGCCTGCCGTATCGGCAGGCCGTTCCCGCTCTCTGATTTTGCCGATCTGGCAGGCCTTTTCTGCTCTCTGATTCTGTCGCTATAGCAGGCAGTTCCTGCCGCCTCTGATTCTGCTGCACTCGCAGGCCGTGCCTGACGCCTCTGATTGCGGTACTGAAAATCTGTTCCTGTTATCCCGATCCTGCCGCGTTGGCCGGACATTCCACTCGTTCGTAAGCCAGCCCCAGTTATTTTGACAGTGTAAGCCTTTACACTTCGTGGTTTGTTTGTATAAAACCACAATTTTTCAAGTTGTTGAGTCTTTTTTTAGCAACAGATTTGTTGACGTTTAGCACGGTTTTGTTCGCCAGGTGTAAATTTTAATTGCTAATAATTATCGTTTGTAAAATAATTATCATTCAGCTATATGGCATAACGTGATGATATGTAGCGTTTTTAGCTAAAAAGATTATTAACGGCACCAGGGGTTGGATGTGAAAAACTCACAGACGTTGACAGCAGACGGGTTTACGACGGGGGAGCGCTGGCCGGTGAAATGGCGGCTGCCCGGCGTAGTCACGCTGTCGATCCTGCTGCACGTGGCGCTGATCGTCGGCCTGCTGCGTGAAGAGCGGGTGCCGCCGCTGGTGATGGCCGGTAACGCCGGCGGCGCGGTGGCCTTCAGCGTGCTCAGCGCCAGCCACGGCCAGCCCGCAGCCGCGGCTTCATCACCACCTGCCGCCATGGCGGCGAACCCGTCCTCCGCGCTGCCTGCCGGCGCGTCCGCTGCGCAACCCACCGGTGCGGTTGCTGGCGAGAGCGCACGACCGCTGGCGACCGAAGTGACCCTGCCCGATCCGGAAATAGCCTTACCCCGTGCGCGTGAGGCCGCCCGTGATGCCGGGCTGAAAGCGGCGGCTTCGCGTCAGAAAAACGCCCAGCCCGTGGCGCCGCAGCAGGCCGCCGACCCCGAGCGCCGCACGGCCCGTCATAGCGAAAGCCAGGCGGCCCCGGCAAAGCTTGCCGTCGTCCGCGCTGCTGCGCAGAACGCGCCAACCACATCGACCCACGCCACCGCTCAGGCCAACGCCGCAACGGGTGGCCAGACCGCAGCGGCCAGCGGCAGCTCCCGCCAGGCCGCCGGCAGCGCGCTGAACGCCGGCAGCAGCGACAGCGGCAACGCCGCGCGGGGCGCGGGCAGCAGCAATAACCAGAATTTCCGTGCGCTGCACCGGCGGGTCGATTATCCACAGCGCGCCAAAGCGCTGGGGGTGGAAGGGCGGGTGCGCATTAAGTTTGACGTCACCGCCAGCGGCACCGTGACCAACGTGCGAATTCTGTCTGAAACACCGGTCGGCGTATTTGCTCAGTCGGTGACCAAAGATATTGCACGCTGGCGTTATCAGACGCAGGCGGCGGTTAACGACCAGGTTGCCTCGATCGTGTTTAAATTAAATGGCCAGGTCGCGCTCGAAAATTAAAATATTTTTTTGCTACAGCAATTATAAACCTCGGGAAAAACAGTGAACAAACTCGGTATTATTATGGCACTCTCGCTGGTGCCAGCTGCGGCTATGGCCCAGCAGGATGACAATACGGACGCTCAGTCATTAAACAACGCTGAAACACAGCAGAATACCCCGGCTGAGAATACGGCAGGGGAAGATACTATTCTGGTGCGATCCACGCCGACCAGCCAGTCGATGGGCACCCAGATCCTCACCAAAGAGCAGATCGCCCGGATGCCGACCCAGAACGGCACCATTACCGAGCTGCTGAAGCACAACCCTAACGTGCGCTTCGCCAATACCACCGACAGCAGCAACACGCCGGGGGAAATCGCGCCGGAAAACGTCTCCTTCCACGGTGAGAAGTTCTATAACAACAACTTTATGATCGACGGCCTGTCGAACAACAACACCATTAACCCGGGGGCGAACGGCGGGGAACTGAGTAACGATCCCGATGGGTTCTCCCCAACCGATCTGCCCGCTGGCGGCACCCAGTCATACTGGATCAACTCTGAGCTGGTAGAGCAGCTGGAGGTGTTCGACAGCAACGTCTCGGCGAAATACGGTGACTTTACCGGCGGGGTGGTGGATGCGCGCCTGAAAGATCCGGACCTGGAAAAGTCCTCCGGCAAAATTTCCTACCGCACGACCCGCGACGCCTGGACGCGCTATCACATTGATGAAGCCATCGGTGAAGATTTTTACTCGGCCACCAAACACACCTATCAGCCGAAGTTCAAAAAAGAGTTTTACTCCTTCTCTGCGAATCAGCCACTCAGTGATAAAGCCGGTTTTATCTTTGCCTATAACCGTCAGAAGTCGACCATTCCTTTTTATCAGTCGGCGCTGGAAGAGTGGGACGATCAAACGCGTCTTGCGGAAACGTATTTGCTGAAAGGAACTTATCTGGCCGATAACGGCGATATTTTCCGCCTGACCGGCATGTATTCGCCGCATGAATCGAAGTATTTTAAAACTAACGCCAAAAATGGCTCCTATACCAATACCGGCGGCGGTTATCGCACCAATATAGAGTGGGAGCACGTGGCTGACTGGGGGAAAATGACCAGTCTTGCCGGTTACCAGTTTGAAGAAAACAAAATCGACCATGAGTCTGATACCTATCAGACCTGGCGTCATTACACCACCGCCAGTAATTTTGTCTCTAACGTGATTACCTGGGGCAGCGCCAACGGTAACCTGGGGGGATATGGATCCTTCGCCACGGAGAAACGTACCACCACGCTGAAGCAGGACTATGAGCTGAACCCGATTAAGTTTATGGGGCTACAGCATCAGTTAGACCTTGGCTGGGAAGTGGATCTCTACAGCGCCCGCTACAAGCGTTTTCGGGATGTTAATCTGAGCCGGGGTACCTCGACCATTGACAGAAACGTGGTCTGTCAGTCAGGCGATGACTTCTGTATCGACGGTGAGCAGTACTTCAAAAGCGTGACCCTGTACCCGGCCCGCGAAGTCAGCGGCAACTACACCAACTATGCGGTTTATCTGCAGGACAGCATGAACTTCGGCAATCTGGAAGTGACGCCGGGCGTGCGCGCCCAGTATGACGACTTCCTTGGCAACCTGACGCTGGCCCCGCGCTTTGCCACCTCGTATGACGTATTTGGCGACCGCACCACCCGCGTGTTTGGTGGTGCCAACCGCTACTACGGGCAGAACCTGCTGGCCTATAAGCTGCGCCAGGGCATCAGCTCTTACAATATCCTTACCCGTACCAGCGCAACCGATGCCTGGACGGTGGGGGATACGCGTACTAACGCTATTGACTACGATATCTCCAGCCTGAAAACCCCGTACAGCGACGAACTGTCACTTGGGCTTTCCCAGCGCATCGGCGACACGCTGTGGACGGCGAAGTGGGTCAACCGCAGCGGTCAGGATCAGTTCGGTCGTAAAACGGTAACCGACGCCGATGGTGGTAAAAGCTACGTGCTGGATAACAATGCCAAAACCCGCGGCGATACCTTCTCGTTAAGCGCCGAGCCGATCAGCCCGATGCAGTTTGGCTGGGCCGACGTCGGCTGGTCGCTGGGCGCGAGCATCGTGAAAAACAAGTCCAGCTCGCAGACCTACTACGAGCAGAGCGACACCGATGAAAATATGGTGATCTTCGACGGTAAGTTAATCGAAAAAGGGGCAATGGATGCGCTGGACTTCAACACGCCGTGGACCGCCTTTGTCAACGTCAATACCTTCTTCCCGGCGATCCGCCTGAACTGGAACCAGAATATCGGCTATACCGCCGGTTACAGCGGTTACACCACCAGCACCGTTAGCTGTCCGTCAGAAGACGGAGCCTGCGGCAGCTATGAAGGTTCCGCCACCCGGTACGACAAGATCAAGTTTAAGGACTATATCTCCTACGACTGGCGCTTCAGCTACAACCAGCCGGTGTACAAAGATCAGAGCGTTGACCTGACGCTGGACGTGATCAACGTGCTGGACTCGGTGATCGAAACCTCGCAGACCACCGGTGCCAACTCCAAAGTCGTCACCTACAAAGCCGGACGTCAGTTCTGGCTGGGCGTGGCGTACAACTGGTAAGAGGGCAACCGGGCTGGCGTAAGCGGTTGCCCGGTGAGCCATCTTAATCGCGGCTGG
This portion of the Erwinia sp. E602 genome encodes:
- a CDS encoding BCCT family transporter; this translates as MTVIRQQPDETPPAQRLNLPVFTGSAAVITLLSLPIVLYPAASQRWLAQAQQGMADVFGWYYMLLMVVCMLFVFWLALSRFGGLKLGQEHDVPEFSYLSWVAMLFSAGIGIALVYYGAYEPLDHFLQPPEGSGGTVQAARNAMVLTFLHWGLHGWALYALIATALAWFAYRGGRPLALRSALYGLCGERVNGWPGHLVDGFGILVTVVSMVTNLGIGALLVSSGLNYLFQVPQTPLVITGLLVAMMVVATLAAVSGVEKGIAMLSRVNVVLLCLLLLFVFIAGPTLHLLNGLLQNTGDYLSALVRKSFDVYLYGQARHWQGMWTLFYWAWWVSWAPFVGLFIARISRGRTVRQLIFGVMLIPLGFTLAWLSLFGNTAIALVLEQGNALLGRVALNDPPMAVYQLLASLPWTRVTAGFTVVISFFLFLTPVDSGTLMIANLSSRGGSIRDDAPAWLRVFWAVVTTVVCCALLSAGSFNAMQTAVVLCGLPFSLVILLYIISLYRDLQRTELALPGPPR
- a CDS encoding RcnB family protein — encoded protein: MRKLNVMLCSAVFSVAALATTSAAFAAGEADAPAAAPETSSAPAAADQSAAPALTPDAPATPPVQTPQSQNALSGADEQGAAAESQSNPADPYEVKTFFADFKRFTLGDVVPDLYRSKKYIVSDWKTRHLPAPEASSHWTYMGGNYVLITDAEGKILSAKSGEIFYKQ
- a CDS encoding TonB family protein, with protein sequence MKNSQTLTADGFTTGERWPVKWRLPGVVTLSILLHVALIVGLLREERVPPLVMAGNAGGAVAFSVLSASHGQPAAAASSPPAAMAANPSSALPAGASAAQPTGAVAGESARPLATEVTLPDPEIALPRAREAARDAGLKAAASRQKNAQPVAPQQAADPERRTARHSESQAAPAKLAVVRAAAQNAPTTSTHATAQANAATGGQTAAASGSSRQAAGSALNAGSSDSGNAARGAGSSNNQNFRALHRRVDYPQRAKALGVEGRVRIKFDVTASGTVTNVRILSETPVGVFAQSVTKDIARWRYQTQAAVNDQVASIVFKLNGQVALEN
- a CDS encoding TonB-dependent siderophore receptor, whose protein sequence is MNKLGIIMALSLVPAAAMAQQDDNTDAQSLNNAETQQNTPAENTAGEDTILVRSTPTSQSMGTQILTKEQIARMPTQNGTITELLKHNPNVRFANTTDSSNTPGEIAPENVSFHGEKFYNNNFMIDGLSNNNTINPGANGGELSNDPDGFSPTDLPAGGTQSYWINSELVEQLEVFDSNVSAKYGDFTGGVVDARLKDPDLEKSSGKISYRTTRDAWTRYHIDEAIGEDFYSATKHTYQPKFKKEFYSFSANQPLSDKAGFIFAYNRQKSTIPFYQSALEEWDDQTRLAETYLLKGTYLADNGDIFRLTGMYSPHESKYFKTNAKNGSYTNTGGGYRTNIEWEHVADWGKMTSLAGYQFEENKIDHESDTYQTWRHYTTASNFVSNVITWGSANGNLGGYGSFATEKRTTTLKQDYELNPIKFMGLQHQLDLGWEVDLYSARYKRFRDVNLSRGTSTIDRNVVCQSGDDFCIDGEQYFKSVTLYPAREVSGNYTNYAVYLQDSMNFGNLEVTPGVRAQYDDFLGNLTLAPRFATSYDVFGDRTTRVFGGANRYYGQNLLAYKLRQGISSYNILTRTSATDAWTVGDTRTNAIDYDISSLKTPYSDELSLGLSQRIGDTLWTAKWVNRSGQDQFGRKTVTDADGGKSYVLDNNAKTRGDTFSLSAEPISPMQFGWADVGWSLGASIVKNKSSSQTYYEQSDTDENMVIFDGKLIEKGAMDALDFNTPWTAFVNVNTFFPAIRLNWNQNIGYTAGYSGYTTSTVSCPSEDGACGSYEGSATRYDKIKFKDYISYDWRFSYNQPVYKDQSVDLTLDVINVLDSVIETSQTTGANSKVVTYKAGRQFWLGVAYNW